A window from Azoarcus sp. DD4 encodes these proteins:
- a CDS encoding TolC family protein, with translation MFRRICITWLPGLLLGLAAGGAWAQVTPPASPVVATLRQAFDAAWARQPEARSLDMRQTAALARRESADSWSAEPPALEVSGKTDQLHRNDGSREYEIGLAVPLWLPGERASTAALADAEVRASTSRALAAQLRTAAGVRTAYWDWQRARIDVLVARERLASARELAADVSKRVRAGDLARADQHQADGAFATAEASLAEASGALAGAEQQLRALTGVTPALAAEGLAVAEPEPAPSGAPATVEAGHPAVAELRDRAEVAQRSMRLAGIQGRANPELNLATTRERGASGESWQQTVTLGLRIPFGSDSRNRARVASASAEAIEAEAQLRLERERLTSDVDTARVRVESARTLVASAEQRAQLAREARGFFEKAFRLGETDLPTRLRIELEAAEAERQVARTRIELAAAVSALRQAMGLLPE, from the coding sequence ATGTTTCGAAGAATTTGCATCACCTGGCTGCCGGGGCTGCTGCTCGGACTCGCGGCCGGCGGGGCGTGGGCACAGGTCACGCCCCCTGCATCACCGGTCGTAGCGACGCTCAGGCAGGCGTTCGACGCCGCGTGGGCGCGTCAGCCTGAAGCCCGGTCGCTCGACATGCGCCAGACGGCGGCGCTGGCGCGACGCGAGAGCGCGGACAGCTGGTCGGCCGAACCGCCGGCACTCGAAGTGTCGGGCAAGACCGACCAACTCCACCGCAACGACGGCAGCCGCGAATACGAGATCGGCCTCGCGGTGCCGCTGTGGTTGCCCGGCGAACGCGCATCGACCGCAGCCCTTGCCGATGCCGAAGTGCGCGCGAGTACGAGCCGCGCGCTTGCGGCACAACTGCGCACGGCCGCCGGGGTGCGGACCGCGTACTGGGATTGGCAGCGTGCGCGGATCGACGTCCTGGTCGCCCGCGAGCGGCTTGCCAGCGCCCGCGAACTCGCTGCGGATGTGTCGAAACGGGTTCGGGCCGGCGATCTCGCACGGGCCGACCAGCATCAGGCGGACGGAGCGTTCGCGACCGCCGAAGCGTCGCTCGCCGAAGCCAGCGGTGCGCTCGCGGGTGCGGAGCAGCAGTTGCGCGCCCTGACAGGCGTGACTCCTGCGCTTGCCGCTGAAGGGCTCGCCGTCGCGGAACCGGAACCCGCCCCTTCCGGCGCCCCCGCCACCGTGGAAGCGGGGCATCCGGCGGTCGCCGAACTGCGTGATCGGGCCGAGGTTGCACAACGCAGCATGAGGCTCGCCGGCATTCAGGGACGGGCCAATCCCGAGCTGAACCTGGCGACGACACGCGAGCGCGGCGCATCCGGCGAATCCTGGCAACAGACGGTGACGCTCGGCCTGCGTATTCCGTTCGGGTCCGATTCCCGCAACCGCGCCCGCGTCGCCAGTGCCAGTGCCGAAGCGATCGAAGCCGAAGCCCAGCTTCGGCTGGAACGCGAACGCCTGACGAGCGACGTGGATACGGCGCGCGTCCGGGTGGAATCGGCGCGCACCCTGGTCGCCTCAGCCGAACAGCGCGCACAGTTGGCCCGCGAGGCGCGCGGCTTCTTCGAGAAGGCGTTCCGCCTCGGCGAAACCGATCTGCCGACCCGCCTGCGCATCGAACTCGAAGCCGCCGAAGCCGAGCGTCAGGTGGCGCGCACCCGCATCGAACTGGCCGCGGCCGTGTCCGCGCTGCGCCAGGCCATGGGCCTTCTTCCCGAATGA
- a CDS encoding efflux RND transporter periplasmic adaptor subunit, whose amino-acid sequence MKPRVLLVMLCLVTAGASWNAFAGDGHDHGDEGPAPVGGNGPRRLPDGSVFLPKPAQRQIGVRTLVTEAGELPRTIALAGKVVMDPNAGGKVQALVAGRLEAGPRGLPGIGQAVKKGEVLAYVVPSAGQIERSNQMAQLAELQAAKALAEKRVTRLKELADTVPRKEIEAAESELASLAARVTVVGGGLSNRDALVAPVAGVIASSNAVAGQVVDARELVFEIVDPKRLRVEALAYDADTAVDVAGASLAVGEQRVTLDFLGAARSLREQALPLAFGAAGDSLARFAVGQPVEVFVQTRSTLQGVSVPAGSVLKNPANQTIVWVKTAPERFEPRTVTTAPLDGANVAVTSGLAAGERVATNAATLINQIR is encoded by the coding sequence ATGAAGCCGAGAGTTCTGCTGGTCATGCTGTGCCTCGTCACTGCGGGTGCATCGTGGAACGCATTCGCCGGCGACGGGCACGACCACGGCGACGAGGGCCCGGCGCCCGTTGGAGGCAACGGTCCGCGACGCTTGCCCGATGGCAGCGTATTCCTGCCCAAGCCGGCACAACGCCAGATCGGCGTGCGCACGCTGGTCACCGAAGCGGGGGAGCTCCCGCGCACAATAGCGCTCGCCGGCAAAGTGGTCATGGACCCCAATGCGGGCGGAAAAGTGCAGGCGCTGGTCGCCGGCCGTCTCGAAGCCGGACCGCGCGGCTTGCCCGGGATCGGACAGGCGGTGAAGAAGGGCGAGGTGCTCGCGTACGTCGTGCCGTCGGCGGGACAGATCGAGCGCTCGAACCAGATGGCGCAGCTCGCCGAGTTGCAGGCCGCCAAGGCGCTTGCGGAGAAGCGCGTGACGCGGCTCAAGGAGCTCGCCGATACGGTTCCGCGCAAGGAAATCGAAGCGGCCGAGAGCGAACTCGCGAGTCTCGCAGCCCGCGTGACGGTGGTGGGAGGGGGGCTCAGCAATCGCGATGCGCTCGTGGCGCCTGTCGCGGGCGTGATCGCGTCGAGCAACGCGGTCGCCGGCCAGGTCGTCGACGCGCGCGAACTGGTGTTCGAGATCGTTGACCCCAAGCGGCTGCGCGTCGAGGCGCTGGCCTACGATGCCGACACCGCCGTCGATGTCGCCGGTGCGAGCCTCGCGGTGGGCGAGCAACGTGTGACGCTCGACTTCCTCGGCGCCGCGCGCAGTCTGCGCGAGCAGGCGCTGCCGCTCGCTTTCGGCGCCGCGGGCGATTCCCTGGCGCGTTTCGCTGTCGGGCAACCGGTCGAGGTGTTCGTGCAAACGCGCAGCACACTGCAGGGCGTCAGCGTGCCTGCAGGATCGGTGCTGAAGAATCCGGCGAACCAGACCATCGTGTGGGTCAAGACCGCGCCCGAGCGCTTCGAGCCGCGCACCGTCACGACCGCGCCGCTCGATGGGGCGAATGTGGCCGTGACGTCGGGTCTCGCGGCCGGGGAGCGCGTCGCCACAAACGCGGCCACCCTGATCAACCAGATCCGCTGA
- a CDS encoding ankyrin repeat domain-containing protein — MHDDIHHEAWRDRVVPALLDAVREGDVAEVRRWLADGLPANWQDVEGCSLIFLAAYHRQWAVVDCLLAGGASVDLPDRRGWTPFFWAAFNGHADIVSFLIGRGASPDARNEDGEWPLFWAVYKGHTSVVRHLLVGGAKRNQLDAEGHDELWLAQTLGRQDIVAILEGPRARHTNRHVRNSPNETM; from the coding sequence ATGCATGACGACATCCATCACGAAGCCTGGCGCGACCGAGTCGTCCCTGCACTGCTCGACGCCGTTCGAGAAGGCGACGTCGCGGAAGTGCGGAGGTGGCTGGCTGACGGATTGCCCGCCAACTGGCAGGACGTCGAGGGGTGCAGCCTGATCTTCCTGGCGGCATATCATCGCCAATGGGCGGTCGTCGACTGCCTACTGGCAGGTGGTGCATCGGTCGACCTGCCCGATCGTCGGGGATGGACCCCCTTCTTCTGGGCCGCCTTCAACGGTCATGCCGACATCGTGTCGTTCCTGATCGGCCGCGGCGCCAGTCCCGATGCGCGAAACGAGGACGGGGAGTGGCCCTTGTTTTGGGCCGTCTACAAGGGCCACACGTCGGTGGTCCGGCATCTCCTCGTCGGCGGTGCGAAGCGGAACCAGCTCGATGCGGAGGGACATGACGAACTCTGGCTCGCGCAGACTTTGGGGCGGCAGGACATCGTCGCCATCCTGGAGGGGCCTCGAGCCCGGCACACGAATCGCCACGTCCGGAACAGTCCGAACGAGACAATGTGA
- a CDS encoding LysR family transcriptional regulator encodes MDFRLLRYFVAVAEELHLARAAERLGIEQSAVSRAMRDLENQLGVQLFDRSTRLTRLTWAGQVFLGECRRVQATVEQAVKSAKAAAQGYQGSLRIAICDSLAQPRIATLLARSREDEPELEIRVFELPFAQQIKMLHNDLLDIGFALSNAVHDGLVAEPVWTDPLSVIVPARHPLLAHVQVPLAEALKFPLVLCHPESGSGCRHQIQTMLQDASTPLKLVDEVTSLGVMLTLVGAGYGIGFAIASQVQTLQRPDISIRPLAGIPPTLSTYLLRRQGEPSEPMKRFIERVKDEAAPVDDEPVL; translated from the coding sequence TTGGATTTCAGATTGCTGCGTTACTTCGTCGCGGTTGCGGAAGAACTGCATCTGGCCCGTGCAGCCGAGCGTCTGGGCATCGAGCAATCGGCTGTGTCGCGTGCGATGCGCGACCTGGAAAACCAGCTTGGCGTACAGTTGTTCGACCGCAGCACACGTCTGACGCGGCTGACCTGGGCCGGCCAAGTGTTCCTCGGCGAATGCCGGCGCGTGCAGGCTACCGTGGAGCAGGCAGTCAAGAGCGCCAAGGCGGCGGCACAGGGCTACCAGGGCAGTCTGCGCATCGCCATCTGCGACAGCCTGGCGCAGCCCCGCATTGCCACCTTGCTGGCACGCAGCCGCGAGGATGAGCCCGAGCTGGAGATTCGCGTCTTCGAGCTGCCGTTCGCGCAGCAGATCAAGATGCTGCACAACGATCTGCTGGACATCGGCTTTGCGTTGTCAAACGCGGTGCATGATGGCCTCGTCGCCGAGCCGGTGTGGACCGATCCGCTGTCGGTGATCGTGCCCGCACGCCATCCCTTGCTGGCACACGTGCAGGTGCCACTGGCCGAAGCCTTGAAATTCCCGCTGGTTCTGTGCCATCCCGAATCGGGATCGGGCTGCCGCCATCAGATTCAAACGATGCTGCAGGACGCGAGCACGCCGCTCAAGCTGGTCGATGAAGTGACCAGCCTGGGCGTGATGCTGACCCTGGTCGGCGCCGGCTACGGCATCGGCTTCGCCATCGCCTCGCAAGTGCAGACGCTACAGCGCCCGGACATCTCCATTCGTCCCCTGGCCGGCATTCCACCGACGCTCTCCACCTACCTGCTGCGCCGCCAGGGCGAACCCTCGGAGCCCATGAAGCGGTTCATCGAGCGGGTGAAAGACGAGGCCGCGCCGGTCGATGATGAGCCAGTCCTTTGA
- a CDS encoding efflux RND transporter permease subunit, producing the protein MFKWLLDNSLGNRLLVIIASLVLMAYGAFTLTRTPVDVFPDLNKPTVTIMTESGGMAAEEVEQLITFPLETTMNGLPGVESVRSISSAGLSFVYVTFDWSTEIFRARQMVSERLSAMEEGLPADVIPRMGPISSVMGEIMQIAIPIDTAKISPMQVREYADWVLRPRLMAIPGIAQVIPIGGEVRQFQVQPDTRRMAELEISLEQLEAAIRGFSSNTSGGFLELTGREYLIRNLGRTSNLEDLKNLAITARDGQPILLRQIAAVTFAPALRRGDAGFEGKPAVILGIQKQPTADTIHLTRSIEAALDEMKKSLPAGMEAPQVTFRQASFIEASIGTLQGKLIGASVFVAAILFFFLGTLRPTVIALTAIPVSIFMTALVFKYFGLSINTMTLGGLAIAIGGLVDDAVVGVENVLRRLKEDRTKHHDHRLHPIELVAHATMEVRSAILYATIIIVLVFLPLFALPGMEGRLFVPLGVAFIVSTLASLVVSVTVTPVLSFYLLPRMKSLDHGDTRVLAWLKARYRNGLQAVLERPRAAVFAGTVAVIVAAAAVPFFPTTFLPPFNEGTLLIGMRLNPGVTLAESTALAQQAEVLVKQVPEVTHVGRRSGRAELDEHAEGVHVSELDVGLKPASELTRSMGEIAADIRARLVNLPAAIAIGQPISHRIDHMLSGVRSQIAIKIFGEDLDTLRGQADALRARLAGIPGLADLEIEKQVLAPQIKVRVDYAAAARYGVPAPQILAALQNLVEGEKVTQIVEGGRRFALVVRLPESARSVDGLAQILIETPTGHIPLSKVAAIEDGDGPNQVSRDDGKRRIVLSANAQQRPLSEIVEDIRAVVADMKLPEGYFITLGGQFQAQEEASRLVGLLSIVSLVLMFVVLYSRYKSVRLSALIMANIPLALVGAVIGLWISGQPLSVAALIGFITLAGISVRNGILKVSHYINLMRIEGEDFDHKMILRGSLERLSPVLMTALVTAFALAPLLFEAERPGTEILHPVAVVIFSGLISSTLLDTFLTPAMFWLFGRRDVERLLNDRNAEAF; encoded by the coding sequence ATGTTCAAGTGGCTCCTCGACAATAGTCTCGGCAACCGGCTGCTGGTGATCATCGCCAGCTTGGTTCTGATGGCCTACGGCGCGTTCACGCTCACGCGCACGCCCGTGGATGTGTTCCCGGACCTCAACAAGCCGACGGTCACGATCATGACCGAATCCGGCGGCATGGCGGCGGAGGAAGTCGAACAGCTCATCACCTTCCCGCTCGAAACGACGATGAACGGCCTGCCCGGCGTGGAGTCGGTGCGCTCGATCTCCAGCGCTGGGCTGTCCTTCGTCTATGTGACCTTCGACTGGAGTACGGAGATTTTCCGGGCCCGCCAGATGGTCTCGGAGCGCCTGTCGGCGATGGAAGAAGGACTGCCGGCGGACGTGATTCCACGCATGGGGCCGATCAGCTCCGTGATGGGCGAGATCATGCAGATCGCGATCCCGATCGACACCGCGAAAATCTCGCCGATGCAGGTGCGCGAATACGCCGACTGGGTGCTGCGCCCGCGCCTGATGGCCATCCCCGGCATCGCGCAGGTCATCCCGATCGGCGGTGAAGTGAGGCAGTTCCAAGTCCAGCCGGATACGCGTCGCATGGCGGAGCTGGAGATCTCGCTGGAACAGCTGGAGGCGGCGATCCGCGGGTTCTCGTCGAACACCTCGGGGGGCTTCCTCGAACTCACCGGGCGCGAATACCTGATCCGCAACCTCGGACGCACCTCGAACCTGGAGGATCTGAAGAATCTCGCGATTACCGCGCGCGACGGTCAGCCGATCCTGCTGCGCCAGATCGCGGCCGTGACCTTCGCGCCGGCGCTGCGACGCGGCGACGCGGGTTTCGAGGGCAAACCGGCAGTGATCCTCGGCATCCAGAAGCAGCCGACCGCGGACACCATCCACCTCACCCGCTCGATCGAGGCCGCGCTCGACGAGATGAAGAAATCGCTGCCTGCCGGCATGGAGGCGCCGCAGGTGACTTTCCGGCAGGCGAGCTTCATCGAGGCGTCGATCGGCACGCTGCAGGGCAAACTGATCGGCGCCTCGGTGTTCGTCGCGGCGATCCTGTTCTTCTTCCTCGGGACGCTGCGCCCGACGGTGATCGCGCTCACTGCGATCCCGGTGTCGATCTTCATGACGGCGCTGGTGTTCAAGTATTTCGGCCTGTCGATCAACACGATGACGCTGGGCGGCCTCGCCATCGCGATCGGTGGTCTGGTCGACGACGCGGTGGTGGGCGTCGAGAATGTGTTGCGCCGGTTGAAGGAGGATCGCACGAAACATCACGATCACCGCCTGCACCCGATCGAGCTCGTCGCGCATGCGACGATGGAAGTGCGCTCGGCCATCCTCTACGCGACGATCATCATCGTGCTGGTGTTCCTGCCGTTGTTCGCGCTGCCCGGGATGGAGGGGCGGCTGTTCGTGCCGCTCGGCGTGGCATTCATCGTCTCGACGTTGGCGTCGCTGGTCGTGTCGGTGACGGTCACGCCGGTGCTGTCGTTCTATCTGCTGCCGCGCATGAAGTCCCTCGACCATGGCGACACGCGCGTACTTGCCTGGCTCAAGGCGCGCTATCGCAACGGTCTGCAGGCTGTCCTCGAGCGGCCCAGGGCTGCCGTGTTCGCCGGCACAGTCGCGGTGATCGTCGCGGCCGCCGCCGTGCCCTTCTTTCCGACCACGTTTCTGCCGCCCTTCAACGAAGGCACCCTGCTGATCGGCATGCGGCTCAACCCGGGGGTGACGCTCGCCGAGTCCACCGCGCTTGCACAACAGGCGGAGGTGCTGGTGAAACAGGTGCCCGAGGTCACGCACGTTGGTCGCCGCAGCGGACGTGCGGAACTCGATGAACATGCTGAAGGCGTGCATGTCAGCGAACTCGATGTCGGGCTCAAGCCGGCGTCAGAACTCACCCGTTCGATGGGGGAGATCGCCGCCGACATCCGCGCCCGGCTCGTTAACCTGCCCGCTGCGATCGCGATCGGCCAGCCGATCTCGCACCGCATCGATCACATGCTCTCGGGCGTGCGCTCGCAGATCGCGATCAAGATTTTCGGCGAGGATCTCGACACACTGCGCGGTCAGGCCGATGCGCTGCGGGCGCGGCTGGCCGGTATTCCCGGTCTCGCGGACCTGGAAATCGAGAAGCAGGTGCTCGCGCCGCAGATCAAGGTGCGCGTCGACTATGCGGCGGCGGCCCGCTATGGGGTGCCAGCGCCGCAGATCTTGGCCGCGCTGCAGAACCTCGTCGAAGGCGAGAAAGTCACGCAGATCGTCGAAGGTGGGCGGCGCTTCGCGCTGGTCGTGCGGCTGCCCGAATCGGCGCGTTCGGTCGACGGGCTCGCGCAGATCCTCATCGAAACGCCGACCGGGCACATCCCGCTGTCGAAGGTCGCCGCCATCGAGGACGGCGACGGGCCGAACCAGGTGAGCCGCGACGACGGCAAGCGCCGCATCGTGCTGTCGGCCAACGCCCAGCAGCGTCCGCTCTCGGAGATCGTCGAGGACATCCGCGCCGTGGTGGCCGACATGAAGCTGCCGGAGGGCTACTTCATCACGCTCGGTGGCCAGTTCCAGGCGCAGGAAGAGGCGTCGCGCCTCGTGGGACTGCTCTCAATCGTGTCGCTCGTGCTGATGTTCGTCGTGCTCTACAGCCGCTACAAGTCGGTACGGCTCTCGGCGCTGATCATGGCCAACATTCCGCTCGCGCTGGTCGGGGCGGTCATCGGCCTATGGATCTCAGGCCAGCCGCTGTCGGTCGCGGCGCTCATTGGCTTCATCACGCTCGCGGGCATTTCGGTGCGCAACGGCATCCTGAAAGTCAGCCACTACATCAACCTGATGCGCATCGAAGGCGAAGACTTCGATCACAAGATGATCCTGCGCGGCTCACTCGAACGCCTATCGCCGGTGCTGATGACCGCGCTGGTGACCGCCTTTGCGCTGGCGCCGTTGCTGTTCGAGGCCGAGCGCCCCGGTACCGAGATCCTGCATCCGGTCGCCGTGGTGATCTTCTCGGGGCTCATCAGCTCGACGCTCCTCGATACCTTCCTCACCCCCGCGATGTTCTGGCTCTTCGGCCGCCGCGACGTCGAGCGCCTGCTCAACGACCGCAATGCCGAAGCGTTCTAA
- a CDS encoding DUF4148 domain-containing protein, whose translation MPKIRTATLVPLLAAVLAAPTAALAGSLWHPANNEAGFTFHPDHSTSTKTRAEVLKELEKAKADGSYDYLQRGLPVPARDTGPGKTREEVINELVNMTPEERARMDELYGDN comes from the coding sequence ATGCCCAAGATCCGTACTGCCACCCTCGTGCCCTTGCTCGCCGCCGTCCTCGCCGCGCCGACCGCGGCCCTGGCCGGTTCGCTGTGGCACCCCGCCAACAACGAAGCCGGTTTCACCTTTCATCCCGACCACTCCACAAGTACCAAGACGCGCGCCGAAGTGCTGAAGGAACTGGAGAAGGCGAAAGCGGATGGAAGCTACGACTATCTACAGCGCGGCCTACCGGTTCCCGCCCGGGACACCGGCCCGGGCAAGACGCGTGAGGAGGTGATCAACGAACTCGTGAATATGACGCCCGAGGAGCGGGCGCGCATGGACGAACTCTATGGGGACAATTGA
- a CDS encoding heavy metal response regulator transcription factor, producing the protein MKILVVEDEPKLAEYLRKALTENSYVVDVAHSGTEGRYLAIEGHYDLVLLDVMLPGLDGFAVLRELRRDKHVPVLMLTARDKVEDRVQGLQAGADDYLVKPFALSELLARVQALLRRGAIPTAGQDRTVLRLADLELDLVRRKASRSGQRLDLTAKEFTLLTLLLRRHGQVLSRTALAEQVWDMNFESNTNVVEVAVRRLRSKLDDPFAKKLLHTVRGMGYVLEDREP; encoded by the coding sequence ATGAAGATCCTGGTCGTCGAAGACGAGCCGAAGCTCGCCGAATACCTGCGCAAGGCGCTGACCGAAAACAGCTACGTTGTCGATGTCGCCCACAGTGGCACCGAGGGACGCTACCTGGCGATCGAGGGGCATTACGACCTCGTCCTGCTCGATGTCATGCTGCCGGGCCTGGACGGCTTCGCCGTCCTGCGCGAACTGCGACGCGACAAGCACGTACCTGTGCTGATGCTCACCGCGCGGGACAAGGTGGAGGATCGCGTGCAGGGGCTGCAGGCGGGTGCGGACGACTATCTGGTAAAACCTTTCGCTCTGTCCGAGCTGCTCGCACGGGTACAGGCGCTGTTACGGCGCGGCGCCATTCCGACGGCCGGTCAGGACCGCACGGTCCTCAGGCTGGCCGACCTCGAACTCGATCTGGTGCGGCGCAAGGCGTCGCGCTCCGGGCAGCGGCTCGATCTGACGGCCAAGGAATTCACACTCCTGACCTTGCTGTTGCGCCGGCACGGGCAGGTGCTGTCGCGCACCGCGCTGGCCGAGCAGGTGTGGGACATGAACTTCGAGAGCAACACGAACGTCGTGGAGGTTGCGGTACGCCGCTTGCGCAGCAAGCTCGACGACCCCTTCGCGAAGAAGTTGCTCCATACCGTGCGCGGCATGGGCTACGTCCTGGAAGACCGGGAACCCTGA